The Lineus longissimus chromosome 2, tnLinLong1.2, whole genome shotgun sequence genome window below encodes:
- the LOC135483267 gene encoding alpha/beta hydrolase domain-containing protein 17B-like, with protein sequence MNGLSFSELCCLFCCPPCPSRIAAKLAFLPPEPTYSFISDETGSRYSLHLTEKAEWQYTQRELDCIEVFMTRTARGNRIGCMFVRCSPAAKYTILFSHGNAVDLGQMSSFYIGLGSRIGCNIFSYDYSGYGVSSGRPSEKNLYSDVDAAWQAVRTRYGISPDNIILYGQSIGTVPTVDLAARYEVGAVILHSPLMSGMRVAFPDTKRTWFFDAFPSIDKVPKITSPVLVIHGTEDEVIDFSHGLAIYERCPRTVEPLWVEGAGHNDVELYGQYLERLKQFVTVELAVN encoded by the exons ATGAACGGTTTGTCGTTCAGTGAGCTGTGTTGTTTGTTCTGCTGTCCACCATGTCCATCACGGATTGCTGCCAAACTGGCTTTCCTGCCCCCAGAACCGACATATTCGTTCATCTCAGATGAAACAGGGTCCAGATATAGCCTACACCTGACTGAGAAGGCAGAATGGCAGTATACCCAGAGAGAACTAGACTGTATAGAAGTGTTTATGACCCGTACAGCACGGGGAAATCGGATAGGTTGTATGTTTGTAAGGTGTTCTCCCGCAGCAAAATACACAATCCTGTTCAGTCATGGAAATGCTGTTGACCTCGGTCAGATGAGTAGTTTTTACATTGGACTCGGTTCAAGAATTGGCTGCAACATATTCAGCTATGATTACTCAGGGTATGGCGTTAGCTCTGGACGACCTTCAGAGAAAAACTTATATTCGGACGTTGATGCTGCTTGGCAGGCAGTTCGAACAAGATATGGAATCAGTCCGGATAACATAATCCTATATGGACAGAGCATAGGCACAGTTCCTACTGTAGATTTAGCGGCGAGATATGAAGTGGGAGCCGTTATTTTACATTCACCATTGATGTCAGGGATGAGGGTTGCGTTTCCAGACACGAAGAGAACGTGGTTCTTTGATGCATTTCCTAG CATCGACAAAGTGCCCAAGATAACATCACCTGTTCTTGTGATACACGGCACCGAGGATGAAGTCATCGATTTCTCACACGGGCTCGCGATCTACGAACGTTGCCCACGGACAGTAGAGCCCCTCTGGGTTGAAGGTGCTGGACATAATGATGTGGAGTTGTACGGCCAGTACCTTGAAAGATTGAAACAATTTGTAACTGTTGAGCTAGCAGTCAATTGA